One Deinococcus grandis DNA window includes the following coding sequences:
- a CDS encoding META domain-containing protein — protein MSALLNSLTLAALAAPSSAPASPAGVTWTLGTIQPAGRGAITPGAALARPTLRLDGSGAALKLTGNTGCSPLSAQAALKGSALVVRGVQAGGSERCTDAALSLREDYLRLLNATTRYDLSGDTLILSGGAGRLTFTRTGGAMTQTPTDSLDGTWQMRVTPGPAGPERGQAALRFTFNGSKVTVAGLTGCNTVTASGALVGPQVVLGPVMSTRRMCPGTAGVAENRLLGLLRAPLTIERQGAALVLRGQSGQLTLTRAPVPATPGSVLPDPAATYTLTRLNGQPAPQTLRPVTLTFKDGRLGGSDGCNSVGGAYVIRAGRVELDGGLMGTKMACADQPDLGFQSFFEQRPTLSVQGSTLILKTAEDTWEFQAR, from the coding sequence ATGAGTGCCCTGCTGAACTCGCTGACCCTGGCCGCCCTGGCCGCACCATCCTCCGCCCCGGCCAGCCCGGCGGGCGTCACCTGGACGCTGGGCACCATCCAGCCCGCCGGGCGCGGCGCGATCACGCCCGGCGCGGCCCTGGCACGCCCCACCCTGCGCCTGGACGGCAGCGGCGCGGCGCTGAAACTCACGGGGAACACCGGGTGCAGCCCCCTGAGCGCGCAGGCGGCGCTGAAGGGCAGCGCGCTCGTGGTGCGCGGCGTGCAGGCGGGCGGCAGCGAACGCTGCACCGACGCCGCCCTGAGCCTGCGCGAGGACTACCTGCGCCTCCTGAACGCCACCACCCGCTACGACCTGAGTGGCGACACCCTGATCCTCAGTGGCGGGGCGGGCCGCCTGACCTTCACCCGCACCGGAGGCGCGATGACACAGACCCCCACCGACTCCCTGGACGGCACCTGGCAGATGCGCGTCACGCCCGGCCCGGCCGGACCGGAACGCGGGCAGGCGGCGCTGCGCTTCACGTTCAACGGGTCGAAGGTGACGGTCGCGGGCCTGACCGGCTGCAACACCGTGACCGCCTCGGGCGCGCTGGTGGGCCCGCAGGTCGTGCTGGGTCCGGTGATGTCCACCCGCCGCATGTGCCCCGGCACGGCCGGAGTGGCCGAGAACCGCCTGCTGGGCCTGCTGCGCGCCCCGCTGACTATCGAGCGGCAGGGCGCCGCGCTGGTCCTGCGTGGCCAGAGCGGCCAGCTGACCCTGACCCGCGCGCCCGTCCCGGCCACCCCCGGCAGCGTCCTGCCCGACCCGGCCGCCACGTACACCCTGACCCGCCTGAACGGGCAGCCTGCCCCGCAGACCCTGCGCCCGGTCACGCTGACCTTCAAGGACGGGCGGCTGGGCGGCAGTGACGGCTGCAACAGCGTGGGCGGCGCGTACGTGATCCGCGCGGGCCGCGTGGAACTGGACGGCGGGCTGATGGGCACGAAGATGGCCTGCGCGGACCAGCCGGACCTGGGCTTCCAGTCGTTCTTCGAGCAGCGGCCCACCCTGAGCGTGCAGGGCAGCACCCTGATCCTGAAGACGGCCGAGGACACCTGGGAATTCCAGGCGCGCTGA
- a CDS encoding cobalamin B12-binding domain-containing protein, giving the protein MEDRRIRVLIAKPGMDGHDRGAKVVARALRDAGMEVIYTGLRQTAEMIVNAAVQEDVDAIGLSVLSGAHMHYFREVMGLLREKGAGDIIVFGGGIIPDQDLPTLQELGVGRVFTPGASTEDAATYLRGAVQARWQAQGEA; this is encoded by the coding sequence ATGGAAGACCGCCGAATTCGAGTGCTGATCGCCAAACCCGGCATGGACGGCCATGACCGGGGCGCGAAGGTCGTGGCGCGCGCCCTGCGCGACGCGGGCATGGAAGTCATCTACACCGGCCTGCGCCAGACCGCCGAGATGATCGTGAACGCCGCCGTGCAGGAGGACGTGGACGCCATCGGCCTGAGCGTCCTGTCCGGCGCGCACATGCACTACTTCCGCGAGGTCATGGGCCTGCTGCGCGAAAAGGGCGCCGGGGACATCATCGTGTTCGGGGGCGGCATCATCCCCGATCAGGACCTGCCCACCCTGCAGGAACTGGGCGTGGGGCGCGTGTTCACGCCGGGTGCCAGCACCGAGGACGCCGCGACGTACCTGCGCGGCGCCGTGCAGGCCCGCTGGCAGGCGCAGGGCGAGGCGTGA
- a CDS encoding MFS transporter has protein sequence MSDAARPATLSGAARLAPLYAAQALATGATTVSTVLASLIMSGLGSEALAGLPSTLIQAAAATSAGLFGALMLRRGRRAGLSVAFALGTVGALVGFLGARAGLTPLFLTGAMLMGAAQGGYQQARYAAAESVPEARRGTALGALMLMSVLGSFVMTGFSHPIERLGTVLGATPEVTGWLVGGALLGVAALLILSWQPLSGPSVVRRERLSLAEAFRIPGVKSTALAVATAQGLMVTLMSLTPLRAHHMGMDHAQVAALISGHILGMFGFGWLTGPLIDRLGLRFGYVSGALLLAAAALTAPLSGQVWLAVSMFLLGLGWNLSFVAGSKALTRFPAAQGVTDALGYVAAGLGTLLGGAVIARAGFPALAVTCAVLAALPLISAWRARPARA, from the coding sequence GTGAGTGACGCCGCCCGCCCCGCCACGCTGAGCGGGGCCGCGCGGTTGGCGCCGCTGTACGCCGCGCAGGCGCTGGCGACCGGGGCGACCACCGTCAGCACGGTGCTGGCGAGCCTGATCATGTCGGGGCTGGGCAGCGAGGCGCTGGCCGGGCTGCCCAGCACGCTGATCCAGGCGGCGGCGGCGACGTCGGCGGGGCTGTTCGGGGCGCTGATGCTGCGCCGGGGCCGCCGCGCGGGCCTGAGCGTGGCGTTCGCGCTGGGGACGGTCGGGGCGCTGGTGGGTTTCCTGGGTGCCCGCGCGGGGCTCACGCCGCTGTTCCTGACCGGCGCGATGCTGATGGGTGCCGCGCAGGGCGGGTACCAGCAGGCCCGTTACGCCGCCGCCGAGAGCGTCCCCGAGGCGCGGCGCGGGACCGCACTGGGCGCGCTGATGCTCATGAGCGTGCTGGGGTCGTTCGTGATGACCGGGTTCTCGCACCCCATCGAGCGGCTGGGGACTGTCCTGGGCGCCACGCCGGAGGTCACGGGCTGGCTGGTGGGCGGCGCGCTGCTGGGCGTGGCCGCGCTGCTGATCCTGTCCTGGCAGCCCCTGAGCGGCCCGAGCGTGGTGAGGCGCGAGCGCCTGTCCCTGGCGGAGGCGTTCCGGATTCCCGGCGTGAAGTCCACGGCGCTGGCCGTGGCGACCGCGCAGGGGCTGATGGTCACCCTGATGAGCCTCACGCCACTGCGGGCGCACCACATGGGGATGGATCACGCGCAGGTGGCCGCGCTGATCAGCGGGCACATCCTGGGCATGTTCGGGTTCGGCTGGCTGACCGGCCCGCTGATCGACCGGCTGGGCCTGCGCTTCGGGTACGTGAGCGGCGCGCTGCTCCTTGCGGCCGCAGCCCTGACGGCGCCCCTGAGCGGTCAGGTGTGGCTGGCGGTCAGCATGTTCCTGCTGGGGCTCGGCTGGAACCTCTCATTCGTGGCGGGCAGCAAGGCCCTGACGCGCTTCCCGGCGGCGCAGGGCGTGACCGACGCGCTGGGGTACGTCGCGGCCGGGCTGGGGACCCTGCTGGGCGGCGCAGTGATCGCGCGGGCGGGCTTCCCGGCACTGGCGGTCACCTGCGCGGTCCTGGCGGCCCTGCCGCTGATCAGCGCGTGGCGCGCCCGCCCCGCACGGGCGTAA
- the plsY gene encoding glycerol-3-phosphate 1-O-acyltransferase PlsY, translating into MTLSAVLTVLFSYLLGAIPAAAWVARTRGVDIRTVGSGNSGATNVQRSLGNGPGLAVALFDILKGVLAVLAAYHLDLGLPVMAACGVAAVIGHNFSPFLRFRGGKGVATTFGAVAALLPVAGLAFFVIFMTTVWLTRFVSAGSILAAVAAAFTAFLVGPGWLGLVVTALAALLIWQHRDNVGRLTAGNERRFGQKS; encoded by the coding sequence GTGACCCTTTCTGCCGTGCTGACGGTTCTCTTCTCCTACCTGCTCGGGGCGATCCCCGCCGCCGCGTGGGTGGCCCGCACCCGTGGCGTGGACATCCGCACGGTCGGCAGCGGCAACAGCGGCGCCACCAACGTGCAGCGCTCCCTGGGCAACGGCCCCGGCCTGGCGGTCGCCCTCTTCGACATTCTCAAGGGCGTCCTGGCCGTCCTGGCCGCGTACCACCTGGACCTCGGCCTGCCCGTCATGGCCGCGTGCGGCGTCGCCGCCGTCATCGGGCACAACTTCAGCCCGTTCCTGCGCTTCCGGGGCGGCAAGGGCGTCGCCACGACCTTCGGCGCGGTCGCCGCGCTGCTGCCCGTCGCGGGCCTCGCGTTCTTCGTGATCTTCATGACGACCGTGTGGCTCACGCGCTTCGTGTCCGCCGGGAGCATCCTGGCCGCGGTCGCGGCCGCCTTCACCGCGTTCCTGGTCGGCCCCGGTTGGCTGGGCCTCGTCGTGACCGCCCTGGCCGCGCTGCTGATCTGGCAGCACCGCGACAACGTGGGCCGCCTGACCGCCGGGAACGAACGCCGCTTCGGCCAGAAAAGCTGA
- a CDS encoding aspartate-semialdehyde dehydrogenase translates to MRVAIVGATGAVGHELLKVLESSTLQFDELLLFASPRSAGTQLTFKGQPLTVQVTPEGAIDADVILASAGGSISKALAPKWVEGGAVVIDNSSAFRYDADVPLVVPEVNGDAALAHKGIIANPNCTTAIAVVAVAPIHREYGVKRMIVSTYQATSGAGAKGMEELLEQTRAELNGEQAQASVFAHPIPFNVIPHIDSFQDNGYTKEEMKVAWETRKIIGDDSLKISCTAVRIPTLRTHSEAITLELERPATPDAVRDLLAGAAGVEVRDNPEGKLYPMPLTASGKYDVEVGRIRESLVFDGGIDLFVAGDQLLKGAALNAVQIAEYLQQKGALKAKQRA, encoded by the coding sequence ATGCGCGTAGCGATTGTCGGAGCGACCGGAGCGGTGGGCCACGAACTTCTCAAGGTGCTGGAAAGCAGCACGCTGCAATTCGATGAGCTGCTCCTGTTTGCCAGCCCGCGCAGCGCGGGCACGCAGCTGACCTTCAAGGGCCAGCCCCTGACCGTGCAGGTCACGCCCGAAGGCGCCATCGACGCGGACGTGATTCTGGCGTCGGCGGGCGGCAGCATCAGCAAGGCCCTGGCCCCGAAGTGGGTGGAGGGCGGCGCGGTCGTGATCGACAACAGCAGCGCCTTCCGCTACGACGCCGACGTGCCCCTGGTCGTGCCCGAGGTGAACGGCGACGCCGCCCTGGCCCACAAGGGCATCATCGCGAACCCGAACTGCACGACCGCCATCGCCGTGGTGGCCGTGGCCCCCATTCACCGCGAGTACGGCGTGAAACGCATGATCGTCAGCACGTATCAGGCCACCAGTGGCGCGGGTGCCAAGGGCATGGAGGAACTGCTCGAACAGACCCGCGCCGAACTGAACGGCGAACAGGCGCAGGCGAGCGTATTCGCGCACCCCATCCCGTTCAACGTCATCCCGCACATCGACTCCTTCCAGGACAACGGGTACACCAAGGAGGAAATGAAGGTCGCGTGGGAGACCCGCAAGATCATCGGGGACGACAGCCTGAAGATCAGCTGCACCGCCGTGCGCATCCCCACCCTCCGCACCCACAGCGAGGCGATCACCCTGGAACTCGAACGCCCCGCCACCCCCGACGCCGTCCGCGACCTGCTGGCCGGGGCCGCCGGGGTCGAGGTGCGCGACAACCCGGAAGGCAAGCTGTACCCGATGCCCCTGACCGCCAGCGGCAAGTACGACGTCGAGGTGGGCCGCATCCGCGAGTCCCTGGTGTTCGACGGCGGCATCGACCTGTTCGTCGCGGGCGACCAGCTCCTGAAAGGCGCGGCGCTGAACGCCGTGCAGATCGCCGAGTACCTCCAGCAGAAAGGCGCGCTGAAAGCCAAACAGCGGGCGTGA
- a CDS encoding proline--tRNA ligase, translating to MKLSESLFRTWRETPEGAETRGVQFLLRAGYVRRVGSGLYAHLPLMTRVMGRLEALIREELEGVSQEVSFPVLQPRALWEASGRWEAYTQAEGIMFTVTDRAGRAHALGPTHEEVALDVVGGLVRSYRDLPVSVYQFSRKFRDELRPRFGLLRTREFVMKDAYSFHADPASLEAHFEAMSGVYGRVLSRLGVAWRAVQADSGNIGGAESREFMVLSDVGEDEVLFTPDGQYAANAERAVSRASVAAPSPFTGFARRHTPGTATVAGACAALGCDAAHMLKNVLYDAVFLRAGRRVLRPVLVSLRGDHNVNPVKLWNAVQARVDGELVGLEVAQPDAWAAGSLPLGYLAPDLPDSVIAAREDVVGSFLRLCDPAGAALRDFTTGANDTDWHVTGANWGTQYDLPEEVDVRQARAGEAALHDDTQVLQSARGIEVGHVFQLGTRYSAAMNATFTAADGSERPFQMGCYGIGVSQLAQAVAEGLSDERGLIWPDALAPFHAHLIVVDIRHEAQQEAARTLYAALRAAGLAPLLDDREERAGAKFADADLLGIPYRVTLGRTLERGEVELKDRRSGETLSLPLAEVTGWLSARFRERATRAD from the coding sequence ATGAAATTGAGTGAGAGTCTGTTCCGCACGTGGCGGGAGACGCCGGAGGGCGCGGAGACGCGCGGGGTACAGTTTCTGCTGCGGGCGGGATACGTGCGGCGGGTGGGGAGTGGCCTGTACGCGCACCTGCCGCTGATGACCCGCGTGATGGGGAGGCTGGAGGCCCTGATCCGTGAGGAGCTGGAGGGCGTGTCGCAGGAGGTGAGCTTCCCGGTGCTCCAGCCGCGGGCGCTGTGGGAGGCGTCGGGCCGCTGGGAGGCGTACACGCAGGCGGAGGGGATCATGTTCACGGTGACGGACCGCGCGGGGCGGGCGCACGCGCTGGGGCCGACGCATGAGGAGGTCGCGCTGGACGTGGTGGGCGGTCTGGTGCGCAGTTACCGGGACCTGCCGGTCAGCGTGTACCAGTTCAGCCGGAAGTTCCGGGACGAGCTGCGCCCGCGCTTCGGGTTGCTGCGCACGCGGGAGTTCGTGATGAAGGACGCGTACTCGTTCCACGCGGACCCGGCGAGCCTGGAGGCGCATTTCGAGGCGATGAGTGGCGTGTACGGGCGGGTGCTGTCGCGGCTGGGCGTGGCGTGGCGGGCGGTGCAGGCGGACAGCGGGAACATCGGCGGGGCCGAGAGTCGCGAGTTCATGGTCCTGAGTGACGTGGGTGAGGACGAGGTGCTGTTCACCCCGGACGGGCAGTACGCGGCGAACGCAGAGCGGGCCGTGTCGCGGGCGTCGGTGGCGGCCCCGAGTCCGTTCACGGGCTTCGCGCGGCGGCACACGCCGGGCACGGCGACGGTCGCCGGGGCGTGCGCGGCGCTGGGCTGCGACGCGGCGCACATGCTGAAGAACGTCCTGTACGACGCCGTGTTCCTGCGGGCGGGGCGGCGGGTGCTACGGCCGGTGCTCGTCAGTCTGCGCGGGGATCACAACGTGAACCCGGTGAAACTGTGGAACGCCGTGCAGGCCCGCGTGGACGGGGAACTGGTGGGGCTGGAGGTCGCGCAGCCGGACGCCTGGGCAGCGGGGTCGCTGCCGCTGGGGTACCTCGCGCCGGACCTGCCGGACAGTGTGATTGCCGCGCGGGAGGACGTGGTGGGCTCGTTCCTGCGGCTGTGCGACCCGGCGGGCGCGGCGCTGCGGGATTTCACGACCGGCGCGAACGACACCGACTGGCACGTGACGGGCGCGAACTGGGGCACGCAGTACGACCTACCGGAGGAGGTGGACGTCCGGCAGGCCCGCGCGGGCGAGGCCGCCCTGCACGACGACACGCAGGTGCTCCAGTCCGCGCGGGGGATCGAGGTGGGACACGTGTTCCAGCTGGGCACGCGGTACTCGGCGGCGATGAACGCGACGTTCACGGCGGCGGACGGCAGCGAACGCCCGTTCCAGATGGGCTGCTACGGGATCGGCGTGTCGCAGCTGGCGCAGGCCGTCGCGGAGGGGCTGTCCGACGAGCGGGGGCTGATCTGGCCGGACGCCCTCGCGCCGTTCCACGCGCACCTGATCGTGGTGGACATCCGCCATGAGGCGCAGCAGGAGGCCGCGCGGACCCTGTACGCCGCACTGCGCGCCGCCGGACTGGCCCCGCTGCTGGACGACCGGGAAGAACGCGCCGGGGCGAAATTCGCCGACGCGGACCTGCTGGGCATCCCGTACCGCGTGACGCTGGGCCGCACCCTGGAGCGCGGCGAGGTCGAACTGAAGGACCGCCGCAGCGGCGAGACGCTCAGCCTTCCGCTGGCCGAGGTGACGGGCTGGCTCAGCGCCCGCTTCCGGGAACGGGCAACCCGGGCAGACTGA
- a CDS encoding HAD family hydrolase codes for MSIDAILFDLDGTLHDRAVTLRAWLAEHVRQFGLPDGYAARFLELEDHGYRPKAEVIPQLVQEFALPHDPRTLLDTYAGHVQHAVPMAHAHAVLRELRARGVRVGVVTNGWENLQRTCVDVCGLTGLIDDLVISRAVGLSKPDPAIYRLALDRLGVRADQAWFVGDSPRNDIAGPQAVGLRAAWLPTTHPLRGEVPDATLRDLRDVFSLPGLPVPGSGR; via the coding sequence GTGAGTATTGATGCGATCCTGTTCGATCTGGACGGCACCCTGCACGACCGCGCCGTCACGCTGCGCGCGTGGCTGGCCGAGCACGTCCGGCAGTTCGGCCTCCCGGACGGGTACGCCGCGCGCTTCCTGGAACTGGAGGATCACGGCTACCGCCCGAAAGCGGAGGTGATCCCGCAGCTCGTGCAGGAGTTCGCGCTGCCGCACGACCCGCGCACCCTGCTGGACACCTACGCGGGGCACGTGCAGCACGCTGTCCCGATGGCCCACGCACACGCCGTCCTGCGTGAACTGCGCGCCCGGGGCGTGCGGGTGGGGGTCGTCACGAACGGCTGGGAGAACCTCCAGCGCACCTGCGTGGACGTGTGCGGCCTGACGGGACTGATCGACGACCTCGTGATCAGCAGGGCCGTGGGGCTCAGCAAACCCGACCCGGCGATCTACCGGCTGGCGCTGGACCGCCTGGGCGTCCGCGCGGATCAGGCGTGGTTCGTGGGCGACTCGCCCCGCAACGACATCGCCGGACCGCAGGCGGTGGGCCTGCGCGCCGCGTGGCTGCCCACCACCCACCCCCTGCGCGGCGAGGTGCCGGACGCCACGCTGCGCGACCTGCGGGACGTCTTCAGTCTGCCCGGGTTGCCCGTTCCCGGAAGCGGGCGCTGA
- a CDS encoding NAD(P)/FAD-dependent oxidoreductase: MPGLWDVLVVGAGPAGLSAALTLGRSRRRVLLLDGGPPRNASVSAGHGLLTRDGISPEELKAAALADLEPYDVTVRADSAREVRRVGECLDVRVGDAWQRTRVLVFATGVRDILPPVPGLRERWGQGVFHCPYCDGWEHEGRALAVYGSGQSAHHLALTVRAWSPRVTLLCDGDPCLTPEQALDLERVGVAVRTQPVRRVSGGPLEDTPVCVSFVGAPPLSVDAVFLAPEQQGGSHLPAALGCAMDEKGRVTVDGDQETSLPGVFAIGDMTGAPQYVVQAAAAGMHAAQVINTRLIHAAVHSMGAAFHKSPEDEGAHDPDSREE, translated from the coding sequence GTGCCGGGCCTGTGGGACGTGCTGGTCGTGGGGGCGGGTCCGGCGGGCCTGAGTGCCGCGTTGACGCTGGGCCGCTCGCGGCGCCGGGTGCTGCTGCTGGACGGCGGGCCGCCCCGCAACGCGAGCGTGTCGGCCGGGCACGGCCTCCTGACCCGTGACGGGATCAGCCCCGAGGAGCTGAAGGCGGCGGCCCTGGCGGACCTGGAACCATACGACGTGACGGTCCGTGCGGACAGTGCGCGCGAGGTCCGGCGGGTGGGCGAGTGCTTAGACGTGCGCGTCGGGGACGCGTGGCAGCGGACGCGGGTGCTGGTGTTCGCGACAGGTGTGCGGGACATCCTGCCGCCGGTGCCGGGCCTGCGGGAACGCTGGGGGCAGGGCGTGTTCCACTGCCCGTACTGCGACGGCTGGGAGCACGAGGGCCGTGCCCTTGCCGTGTACGGCTCCGGGCAGTCGGCGCATCACCTCGCCCTGACGGTCCGGGCGTGGTCCCCCCGCGTGACGCTGCTGTGCGACGGGGACCCGTGCCTGACGCCCGAACAGGCGCTCGATCTGGAGCGGGTGGGTGTGGCGGTCCGTACGCAGCCGGTGCGCCGCGTGAGTGGCGGCCCGCTGGAGGACACCCCAGTGTGCGTGTCGTTCGTGGGTGCCCCGCCCCTGAGCGTGGACGCGGTGTTCCTTGCGCCCGAGCAGCAGGGCGGCAGCCACCTGCCCGCCGCGCTGGGCTGCGCGATGGACGAGAAGGGCCGCGTGACCGTGGACGGCGATCAGGAGACCAGCCTGCCGGGCGTGTTCGCCATCGGGGACATGACGGGCGCGCCGCAGTACGTGGTGCAGGCGGCGGCGGCGGGTATGCACGCGGCGCAGGTGATCAACACCCGCCTGATCCACGCGGCGGTGCACTCCATGGGCGCGGCGTTCCACAAGAGCCCGGAGGACGAGGGGGCCCACGATCCCGACAGCCGTGAAGAGTAA
- a CDS encoding SDR family oxidoreductase: MSVRPVTVVTGAAGGIGAALARELAAGHDLILSGRNVGALEALCAEVGGTPLVLDLTRPESFEAALAGLGRVSNVVHNAGVVELGAVAEQPHAVWSHTLAVNVVAPAELTRLLLPRVRAERGSVVFVNSGAGLRANAGWGSYAASKFALKALADALREEEAAHGVRVTSVYPGRTATPMQQKVRSQEGAPYTPEAFVRPESVAKLIAFALNAPRDALLPDLSVRPGPQ, translated from the coding sequence ATGAGTGTTCGTCCGGTGACGGTGGTGACGGGTGCGGCGGGGGGGATCGGGGCGGCGCTGGCGCGGGAGCTGGCGGCGGGGCATGACCTGATCCTGTCGGGCCGGAACGTGGGGGCGCTGGAGGCCCTGTGCGCGGAGGTGGGGGGGACGCCGCTGGTGCTGGACCTGACCCGCCCGGAGTCGTTCGAGGCGGCGCTGGCGGGGCTGGGGCGCGTGTCGAACGTGGTGCACAACGCGGGGGTGGTGGAACTGGGCGCGGTGGCGGAGCAGCCTCACGCGGTGTGGTCGCACACCCTGGCGGTGAACGTGGTCGCCCCGGCGGAACTGACGCGCCTGCTGTTGCCGCGCGTGCGCGCGGAGCGGGGCTCGGTGGTGTTCGTGAACAGCGGCGCGGGCCTGCGCGCGAACGCGGGCTGGGGCAGCTACGCGGCGAGCAAGTTCGCCCTGAAGGCCCTGGCGGACGCGCTGCGTGAGGAGGAGGCCGCGCACGGCGTGCGGGTCACGAGCGTGTACCCGGGCCGCACGGCGACGCCCATGCAGCAGAAGGTGAGGTCGCAGGAGGGTGCGCCGTACACCCCGGAGGCGTTCGTGCGGCCGGAGTCGGTCGCAAAGCTGATCGCGTTCGCGCTGAATGCGCCCCGGGACGCGCTGCTGCCGGACCTGAGCGTCCGGCCCGGCCCGCAGTGA
- a CDS encoding Lrp/AsnC family transcriptional regulator: MDDRDRRILAALQANGRISNQDLADQVHLSPSPCLRRVRQLEDSGVIQGYTALVDEEAYGLTVTAFVRVRLQLHTTASIRAFEDAIARMDAVLDCYVMTGEADYLLRVLVADLKAYEAFVRRELHAVPGIASIDTSFAYGRVKRATVYPQLG, from the coding sequence ATGGACGACCGTGACCGCCGCATCCTCGCCGCGCTGCAGGCGAACGGGCGCATCAGCAACCAGGACCTCGCGGATCAGGTGCACCTCTCGCCGTCGCCGTGCCTGCGGCGCGTGCGGCAGCTGGAGGACTCCGGCGTCATCCAGGGCTACACCGCCCTCGTGGACGAGGAAGCGTACGGCCTGACCGTCACGGCGTTCGTCCGCGTGCGGCTCCAGCTGCACACGACGGCCAGCATCCGCGCGTTCGAGGACGCCATCGCCCGCATGGACGCCGTACTCGACTGCTACGTCATGACCGGCGAGGCCGACTACCTCCTGCGGGTGCTCGTGGCGGACCTCAAGGCCTACGAGGCGTTCGTGCGCCGGGAACTGCACGCCGTGCCCGGCATCGCCTCCATCGACACCAGCTTCGCGTACGGCCGGGTGAAGCGGGCGACGGTGTACCCGCAGCTGGGGTGA
- a CDS encoding DMT family transporter: MSQLNPSFPRAAGRGLPAGALLGWAALAVTVLIWAAFALTIRAIGHSPLTPGDVALIRFLIPATLLLPLLPSRLPALRRVPPHAALMITAGAGLPFFLIAAAGGASTSAAHVSALVAGTTPLSVVLVGALLFRDRVTATQWPGLSLILLGIVLLVIGLGTVGTSPLTGIALLLSASLLWGGYTLGMRRAGLDPLSVAMLVTYPSLIILAPLLLTGTLPSHLTQVPAQDLLPFIAVQGIGVGVVASLTYPYALKHLGTLRCATVGALAPVLATLLALPLLGERPSVASAIGVAIVTTGVLVFNLMPTRTKGAAHVQ, from the coding sequence GTGAGCCAACTGAACCCCTCGTTCCCGCGTGCCGCCGGGCGCGGCCTGCCTGCTGGTGCGCTGCTCGGCTGGGCGGCGCTGGCCGTCACGGTGCTGATCTGGGCGGCGTTCGCGCTGACCATCCGCGCCATCGGGCACTCGCCGCTGACGCCGGGGGACGTGGCGCTGATCCGCTTCCTGATTCCCGCCACGCTGCTGCTGCCGCTGCTGCCCTCGCGCCTGCCCGCGCTGCGGCGCGTCCCCCCACACGCGGCCCTGATGATCACCGCCGGGGCGGGCCTGCCGTTCTTCCTGATCGCCGCCGCCGGGGGCGCCAGTACGTCTGCCGCGCACGTCAGCGCCCTCGTCGCCGGGACCACCCCGCTGTCCGTCGTGCTGGTCGGCGCCCTGCTGTTCCGCGACCGCGTGACCGCCACCCAGTGGCCGGGCCTGAGCCTGATCCTCCTCGGCATCGTCCTGCTGGTCATCGGGCTGGGCACGGTCGGCACCTCCCCCCTGACCGGGATCGCGCTGCTGCTGAGCGCCAGCCTGCTGTGGGGCGGGTACACCCTCGGGATGCGCCGCGCCGGACTCGACCCGCTGAGCGTCGCCATGCTGGTCACATACCCGTCACTCATCATCCTCGCGCCGCTGCTGCTGACTGGCACGCTGCCCAGCCACCTCACGCAGGTGCCCGCACAGGACCTGCTGCCGTTCATCGCCGTGCAGGGCATCGGCGTCGGCGTCGTCGCCTCCCTCACCTACCCCTACGCCCTGAAACACCTCGGCACGCTGCGCTGCGCCACCGTCGGCGCGCTCGCGCCCGTCCTCGCCACCCTCCTCGCCCTGCCGCTGCTCGGCGAGCGGCCCAGCGTCGCGTCCGCCATCGGGGTCGCCATCGTCACCACCGGCGTCCTCGTCTTCAA